In Elusimicrobiota bacterium, a single genomic region encodes these proteins:
- a CDS encoding carboxypeptidase regulatory-like domain-containing protein, which yields MLLIPLSASAQEIPEVNITTPCLTNTKFYQEIVCDGLFPRNLGGKTFSRTFSIPFETVWQKTIQCFSEYSKDLELLKNERLIITRNLNIQQNRLAQLYSTYSGGRSYTEKDRADYFVGNGPLNFFVYTKLTSIDEHNTTITMGSTFENSYDEMFSVNYGTYSTLKRTNKQEWEIKASQKGEIENELLDCIENKLLLTDKSTGTIQGIVRDKDTGLPINGAVVEVFTDNVLKYVSTTDHQGNFFTNIKTGKYLIFVSFIGYISELTKNVDISENQTKSLTIQLEHGDSSLVGYWKFEEGNGDIAFDYSGYRNHGIIYGNPKWVTTVRRANTALYFDGIDDYIEIPASQSLMYPGTGGWTIDCRIKCDTDKYPADTCILSQLSIGYSACDPYNFRINDDSLCFRIDNNTGQTINLETNSKIDKNWHRLTGIYDNNTSSTSVQLYLDYKLSASELTNVSMGSRMDAVFIGGTAPVDLNDNNVRSHVDIVLNNFKGLIDEAQIYNRVIIPERKARVTTK from the coding sequence ATGCTGTTAATTCCTCTTTCTGCTTCTGCACAAGAGATCCCTGAAGTAAATATTACTACCCCATGCCTTACTAACACAAAGTTTTATCAAGAGATAGTATGTGATGGTTTATTTCCAAGAAATTTAGGCGGCAAAACTTTTTCCCGCACGTTTTCGATACCGTTTGAAACAGTGTGGCAAAAAACAATTCAATGTTTCTCTGAATATAGCAAGGATCTTGAATTGTTAAAAAATGAAAGGTTAATTATTACCAGAAACTTAAATATACAACAAAACAGATTAGCACAACTATATTCTACTTATAGCGGTGGAAGGTCATATACGGAGAAAGACAGAGCTGATTATTTTGTTGGTAATGGACCACTCAATTTTTTTGTCTATACTAAACTCACATCGATTGATGAACATAACACAACAATAACTATGGGCAGTACGTTTGAAAACTCGTATGACGAAATGTTTTCTGTTAATTATGGAACGTACTCTACTCTTAAAAGAACTAATAAACAAGAATGGGAGATTAAAGCATCACAAAAAGGCGAAATTGAAAACGAGTTGCTTGATTGTATAGAAAACAAGTTATTACTTACAGACAAGTCAACCGGAACAATTCAAGGGATTGTAAGAGACAAAGATACTGGGCTTCCAATAAACGGTGCTGTTGTTGAAGTATTCACAGATAATGTTTTGAAGTATGTATCAACAACAGATCATCAAGGTAACTTTTTTACCAATATAAAAACTGGGAAGTATCTGATTTTTGTTTCTTTTATTGGATATATATCTGAACTCACAAAAAATGTTGATATCTCCGAGAATCAAACCAAAAGTTTAACTATTCAGCTAGAACATGGTGACTCTTCGCTCGTGGGATACTGGAAGTTTGAAGAAGGAAACGGGGATATTGCTTTTGATTATTCAGGATATAGAAATCATGGAATTATCTATGGAAACCCAAAATGGGTTACCACAGTGAGAAGAGCAAATACAGCATTGTATTTCGATGGTATAGACGATTATATTGAAATCCCCGCAAGCCAAAGCCTAATGTACCCCGGAACTGGAGGTTGGACTATTGATTGCCGGATAAAATGCGATACCGATAAATATCCTGCTGACACCTGTATTCTGTCTCAGTTATCCATCGGATATTCAGCATGTGATCCTTATAATTTTCGTATCAACGACGACTCGTTGTGTTTCAGGATAGATAATAATACAGGACAAACAATAAATTTAGAAACTAATAGTAAAATTGACAAAAACTGGCACCGGCTAACTGGTATTTATGACAATAACACATCCTCTACAAGTGTTCAATTGTATCTTGACTATAAATTATCCGCATCGGAGCTCACAAACGTTTCGATGGGTTCACGCATGGACGCTGTCTTCATCGGCGGCACTGCACCTGTAGATTTAAATGATAATAATGTTAGGAGTCATGTTGATATTGTTTTGAACAATTTTAAAGGTTTAATTGATGAGGCACAGATATATAACCGAGTAATTATACCTGAACGAAAAGCAAGAGTTACTACAAAGTAG